The Terriglobia bacterium DNA window CTTCCCGGCATAGAGCAATCCAAGGAGAACAGCGATTGCGCCTGCCAATGCAAAAATGCGTAAGAACTTGTTGTTTATCTGAGCCATCTGCGTACTCCTTATTTCCTCCCGGGCCCTTGCGGTGCGCCCGTAGGGGCCGGCTGCGCACTGGTCAGGTCGACACCCACCAGTGCCTCCATCCGCGCCAGCGTGGTCTGGTGATTCGCCAGCTCGCGGAAGTACTCGACCTCGTAGTTGTTCACGGTGGTGAAGTTGCCGAGCACGGTCAGGAAATCCACGTTGCCCACCTGGTAGGCCGACATGCTCGACTCCAGCGCCAGCGACGACTGCGGCACCACGCCCTGCGCGTAGAGCTTCAAAAGCTGGTCCGACGCCTTGGCTGCCAGGTAATTCTGCTTGAGCTCGAAGAAGAGCTCGTTCTGGCGGTTGTCGCGCGAGCGCTCACTCGCCGCCCGCTCCTCCACTGCCTGCTGGATCGCCTGCTTCTGCTTGTTCCCGTAGAAGACCGGGATGCTGACCGAGAACGTCATGCCGTGCATGTCAGGCATCTCCGGACGCTGCTGGTACATGTAGCCGACGCTCAGGTCGGGCAGCGCGTCCTTCTGCGCCAGGTTGGCGGCCAGTTGGTTGCGCTCGATCAGGCGCGCGTCGCGCTGCAGTTCGGTATCGTTCTGTCGCGCCAGCTTGTAGAGCTCGTCGAGCGAATAGGAGAGGCCGGAGGCCTCGACCTCGGCCGGCGGAGGCAGCGGAGACTCCGGACTGCGCAGCATCAGCGTGTTCAGCCGCGCGCGTGCGATGTCGCGCTGCGCTTCCAGTGTGGTCAGTTTTTGCAGCAGCAGGGAGACCTCCACCTGCGACTTGAGCACGTCCTGCTGCACCGCCTTGCCCACGCGGTAGCGCGCCTCGGCAATCTGCGACAGCTTCTCCAGCAGCTCGCGGTTGCGCTGCATGCTCTGGATGGCCTTCTCGTAGAAAAAGTAGTCGTAGAAGGCCGTCTTGACCTCGGCGACCACGCGCCGCCGCTGCGCTTCGACGTCCCATTGCGCGGCGTCGGCGTCCTTGCCCGCCATCTCGCCGCGCAGGCGCAGCTTGCCGGGGAAGGGCAGCATCTGCATCGCGCTCACGCTGCGGTAGCTCGACGGATCGCCCGTCTGCACGCTGAAGGGCTGCGCGTTGCCCATCCAGCCGATGCTGACGCTCGGGTCGGGCAGAGCTTTGGCCTGGGGCACGCGCCGCCGTTGCGCCTCCACCATGTGCGCTGCGCTCTGGAGGGCGGGATTCCTCTCCACTGCCACGCGCACCACATCTTCCAGCCGCAGCACGTCATTCCCGAGTTGCGGTTGCGACATCGGCGGTGAGGTCGTGCGCGCGCTATCGCTGGCGAAGCAAGGCATGGCCAGACCGAGGGCCAGCAGTGCCACTGCAAGTATCGATTCTTTGCGGATCATGTACGTCTCTCTTCGTTCGCCGTCGGCCGTGAGCCAATAGCCGGCAGCGAACAGCTGATTGCCAATTCCTAACTGCTGATTGCTGGAAAGAGAGACAGGGCTAGATCAGGAAGGTGCAGAGCACGGCCTGGGGAGAATGGGCCGGTGTAAGGAAGACAGCGTCCCTGACTTCGGACGGGGGAGTGGGGAGGGCTGGGGCTGCAAGCGCGAGCGTCTTCATGGGGGCGACGCTGGCGTGCGAGACCGCGGGTCCCTGGAGATCGGTCCTGGGCACGGGCCGGGCCGGGGACAGAGCGCAGCACGAGCCGTCCATGGGCATCGGCTGCTGCTCCATCGAGGCCGTCGCGCCGCTCTCCGGGCAGTCAGCGCAGCGCTCGGCCGGCATGCTGGGGCAGTGCTCCGCCGCGCTCATGCCGGCGCACATGACCATGGCTGCGGCCGGGGCGGCCAACAGCGCCATCAGCAGCGCCAGGGCGACGGATTGGAAGGCCCGCTTCATGGGTCCGATCTTGGCTCAGCTTACCTCAGGGTTAGACGCCGGGCTGTGATATTCGTCACACTTAAGCATGCAAACGGTCACGCCCGCCGGTAACGTGGGTCCATTCTACCGGAAAGCGCGCGCTCCCGCGCTTTCCCCACGTCGTAACGGAACTTTCACAAAACATTCAACCCCTGTTCATAGACTGCGGTTACGATTCTTCTTCCCGCACCCAGGTCGTTTCCGGGAAGTGGCTCACGCAGAAGCTTTGAAAAATTCTGTCCATCTAACGCTGGAGGCAAAATGAAGCGAGTTCTGGCAGTTGCGCTGCTGTGTGCATTGACGGCGAGCGCTTTGGCGTCGCCTGACGGTCAGGCGGCGAGCGCTGACACCCCCAAGAAAGCCCGGAAGTCCTCGGCGGCGAAGCCCTCACCCGTTACCGCCGAACAACTGCGCGAGATCAAGTCCGCTCTCGATGCACAGCAGCAGCAGATCCAGACGCTGCAGCAGCAGGTCCAGACGCGCGACCAGCAGATCCAGCAACTGCAGCAGCGGCTGGACCAGAACCAGGCGGCCGCGCAGGACGCGCAAGCCAAAGCCGACACCGCGTCTTCCACAGCCTCGCGGTTGCAGAGTGACGTTTCCGACCTCAAGACCAATGCCACCAACGCCGCCGTGACCATGCAGGAGGAGCAGAAGCACGTCCGTGCTGCGACGGAGAGTCCGGCCGCGATTCGGTTCAAGGGCGTGACCATCACCCCGGGCGGTTTCATTGAAGCAGCGACCGTGAACCGAACGAGGGCGACCAGCGGGGATATCAATACGCCATTTACAGGCATTCCGTATAACGGGAACGCGCTGAGCAAGCTATCGGAGATGAATTTCACCGCCCGCCAATCGCGCCTCAGTGCATTGATTGAGGGCAAACTGGCGAACGCCAAGGTCTCGGCCTACTACGAAGCGGACTTCCTTGGTGCTGGAACGACGTCGAACAACCGTCAGAGTAACTCGTACGTGTACCGCCAACGCCAATTGTTTGCGCGAGCGGATCTCGCCAACGGTTGGGCGATTTCGGGCGGACAGATGTGGAGTCTGGCGACCGAGAACGTCAAGGGAATCGTGAATCGCAATGAGCGCTTCCCGCTGCAGATCGACCCACAGTACATCGTGGGGTTCACATGGCAAAGGGCCTATGCTCTCCGCGTCGTGAAGAGCTTCGAGGATAATAAGGTTTCAATCGGCTTCTCGATGGAAGGTCCGCAAACCACCGTGGGGGGCCGCGGATTCAGCGCCTACACGAATACTTCCGCGATTGGCAGCGTAACCACCTTCCAGGATTTCTTTGTGAACGCCCCTGGCGCGGGTGGCGGTTTGTACAACGCATTCGATTCCACAGGCTACACCGTCAACAAAACGCCCGATTTTGTCGCCAAGTTGGCTGTGGATCCTCCGGGATGGGGTCACTACGAAGTATTCGGGATCCTCTCGGACTTCCGCAATCGCGTGTACCCTTGCGCGGTCGTAGGCACGAACGCGGGGAATACGCCTCCCCCGGGGGTACCGACGGTGCTGGCGTGTCCAGTGGATGGATCGACGGCACCCAGTGTTCTGGGAGCTTTCAATGATTCGCGACTTGCCGGTGGACTTGGCGCTAGCGTTTTCGCCCCCCCGCTGTTCCAAAAGAAGCTGGATCTCGGCTTGAAGGTCGTGGCCGGCGATGGCATCGGACGCTTCGGCACCGCTCAGCTTGCCGATGTGACGGCTCGGCCCGATGGCACGCTTGCTCCGATTCGGACCCTTCACTATTTGACTTCGTTCGTCGTGCACCCCAACAAGAAGTGGGACCTCTACGCATACTGGGGCAGCGAATACGATGCCCGTGCGTCGTACGTTGGCTACCAATCGGTGAAGATCACCAACTCGCCAGCGATTCCGGGTTGCGGAGGCGCAGGCCAGCCAGCGTGTGTCGGCGGAGCCGGACCGGTTCCGGGGATCCCTGCACAGACGGCAACCAGCATTTCGATCACCGGCATCGGCGGCTATGGGTCGCCCTTCGCCAACAACACCGGCTGCTCCACGGAGACTGCACCCGCCGGTACCGGTGCTCCCGGAGGCGGAGGCACATGCGCGGGCGATATCCGCGTGATCTCGGAAGCCACGCTTGGCTTCTGGCACAAGATCTACCAGGGCGAGAAGGGCCGGGTCCAGTGGGGCCTACAATACTCCTACATCTACAAGATTGGTTGGGGGGGCGATAACAACAATCCGGCGAACCCCACCATTTCCCCGAAGGCGATCAACAACATGATCTTCACCTCACTGCGTTACTACCTGCCCTAGTTCAGAGCAGCGGAAGGGGTGTGGAGTTCTTGGGGGCAGCCTGAACAGGCTGCCCTTTTTGCTCTTCTGGAGAGGCCGCCGATGAAGACCCGCGCTCCTCGTGCATGCCGGAGCTTCCATCTTGGGGAAGATCTCCGTTCCTGGGATCTCGCTGGGTTTTTCTGTTCGGCGGCGAGTGGAATATAATGCGGCAGCAACTCTTGCCGTTGGTGAATCTAGCCCAAACCGGATCTCCATTTGCGGCGCCGACCCTCTCTCGCGTGCGTACGCTGGTGCTGTTGTTCGCCGCTTTATCCCTGGTTGTAAGCCTGGCCGGCCGCACCTTCGATAACGAGGGCGAGCGCCACACGTCCGTGCGCTCGGGTTCCCACCAGGCGAAGCACCAGCATCTGGACCGTGACTCCGTGACCTGGGCAGTTCCGGTGGCGCTGTTCGTGCCGCCGCTCTGGCGTGCGGTTGCAGCTCACGTCCCGGCGCCGAGTGAGCCGCTGGTTCCCGTCGAGATGTATAGCAGTTTGTATAACCGGCCTCCCCCTTCCTGCTGATTCCATCACCGCACTCATAGATTTTTGCAGGCAACACCCCAGGGTGTAGTGAATTCATCTTCAGTCGCCGGCGCTCCCGCCAGAGGCGCGCGGCGGGGATTTGTTCTTTCGCTGGAGCTGCGAACGAGCGTTCCAGGAGGCTTATTCACGCAATGAAGTTACAACGCAAGTATCTGATCATTCCCGCCGCGGTCGTCATCGCTGGAGTGATTGCGGTCTTGAGCTTCCCCGGCAGGAAGGCAGAGGCCGACGGTGACGATTCCGCAGGGCGCCCGGTCGCGGTGGCGCTGGCCGAGCGCAAGCCTCTCGACAACTCGATCACCCTGTCCGGCGAATTCCGGCCCTTCCAGCAGGTAGACGTCCACGCCAAGGTCGCAGGCTACATCCGCGTGATCTACGTGGACGTCGGCGACAAAGTGAAGGAAGGCCAGACCCTCGCCATCCTGGAAGTACCCGAGCTGAGTGCCCAGGTGGTGGGCGCCGAAGCTTCCATCCGGCGCGACCGCGATGCCATCCAGCGCGCCACCAGCGATGTCGAGCGCGCCAACTCGGCGCACGCCGCCTACCACACCGCCTACACCCGGCTGAAGCAGGCCTCGGAGCAGCGTCCCGGCCTCATCGCCGAGCAGGAACTCGATGATTCCATGGCCAAGGACAAGGAATCGGAAGCCAACGTGAGCAGCGCGCAGGCGGCTCTGGCGGAAGCCCGCAACCAGTTGAACGTTGCGGAAGCCACCCGCCAGCAATTAGCCGCCATGGAAGCCTACTCGCGCATCACGGCTCCGTTCGCGGGCGCGATCACCAAGCGCTACGCCGACACCGGCTCCCTCATTCAGGCCGGGACCGCCTCCAATACGCAGGCCATGCCCGTGGTGCGCCTGGCCGAGTTGTGGAAATTCCGCCTCACCTTGCCGGTCCCCGAGTCCGCGGTCCCCATGGTGCACCTGGGGAGCGTGGTGCAGGTGCGCGTCCCCTCGCTGAACCGCGACTTCGAAGGGCGCGTGGCCCGTTTTGCCGACTCTCTCGACCAGCAGACCCGCACCATGCAGACGGAAGTGGATGTCGAGAACAAAGACGGCAGCCTGGTGCAGGGCATGTATGCGGAAGTGGCGCTGGTGCTGTCGCGCAAGGACGCCGCACTGACCGTGCCCGTCCAGGCAGTCACGCGCAACGGGAACGAAGCCAGCGTGCTGGTGGTGGGGACGGACAACCGCATCGAGGAGCGCAAGGTACAGCTCGGGATGGAAGGCGCACACCGGCTGGAGATCACCTCCGGCGTGAAGGAGGGCGAGCGCGTGGTGATCGGCAGCCGCAGCCAGTTCCGGACTGGCGAGCGGGTCGTTCCCAAGATCATCCGCTCCAATGGAACCAATGTGGAGGGTGGGCTCTGATGTCCCGGTTCGCGATCAAGAATCCCTACTTCATCATCGTTTGCTGTCTGGCGATCGCCGTCGTGGGGACCACCATCGTGGCCCGCATGCCGGTGGACCTGTTCCCGCCCATCAATGTCCCCGTCGTCGTCGTGGCTACGTTTTACTCGGGGATGCCGCCCGAGCAGATCGAAACCGACATCACCGGCCGCTTCGAGCGTTTCTTCACCCTGGGCAGCAATATCGACCACATCGAGTCCCATTCCATGCCCGGCGTCAGCTTGATCAAGATCTACTTCCAGCCGGGCACCGATTCCGACGCCGATCTCAGCGAGATCTCCAACCTGGCGATGGCGGACCTCAGAAAGCTGCCTCCCGGCACCCTGCCTCCGGTGGTGCTGAAGTTTGACGCCTCCAGTCTTCCCGTTTGCCTGATCACGCTGAAAGGCCAGGGACTGAACGAGACGCAGCTCCGCGACCTGGGCCAGTACAACGTCCGCAACCAGG harbors:
- a CDS encoding efflux RND transporter periplasmic adaptor subunit, coding for MKLQRKYLIIPAAVVIAGVIAVLSFPGRKAEADGDDSAGRPVAVALAERKPLDNSITLSGEFRPFQQVDVHAKVAGYIRVIYVDVGDKVKEGQTLAILEVPELSAQVVGAEASIRRDRDAIQRATSDVERANSAHAAYHTAYTRLKQASEQRPGLIAEQELDDSMAKDKESEANVSSAQAALAEARNQLNVAEATRQQLAAMEAYSRITAPFAGAITKRYADTGSLIQAGTASNTQAMPVVRLAELWKFRLTLPVPESAVPMVHLGSVVQVRVPSLNRDFEGRVARFADSLDQQTRTMQTEVDVENKDGSLVQGMYAEVALVLSRKDAALTVPVQAVTRNGNEASVLVVGTDNRIEERKVQLGMEGAHRLEITSGVKEGERVVIGSRSQFRTGERVVPKIIRSNGTNVEGGL
- a CDS encoding TolC family protein, yielding MIRKESILAVALLALGLAMPCFASDSARTTSPPMSQPQLGNDVLRLEDVVRVAVERNPALQSAAHMVEAQRRRVPQAKALPDPSVSIGWMGNAQPFSVQTGDPSSYRSVSAMQMLPFPGKLRLRGEMAGKDADAAQWDVEAQRRRVVAEVKTAFYDYFFYEKAIQSMQRNRELLEKLSQIAEARYRVGKAVQQDVLKSQVEVSLLLQKLTTLEAQRDIARARLNTLMLRSPESPLPPPAEVEASGLSYSLDELYKLARQNDTELQRDARLIERNQLAANLAQKDALPDLSVGYMYQQRPEMPDMHGMTFSVSIPVFYGNKQKQAIQQAVEERAASERSRDNRQNELFFELKQNYLAAKASDQLLKLYAQGVVPQSSLALESSMSAYQVGNVDFLTVLGNFTTVNNYEVEYFRELANHQTTLARMEALVGVDLTSAQPAPTGAPQGPGRK